The proteins below come from a single Pseudomonas chlororaphis genomic window:
- a CDS encoding NADH:ubiquinone oxidoreductase subunit N (Catalyzes the transfer of electrons from NADH to quinone) — MEFTIQHFIALAPLLITSATIIVVMLAIAWRRNHSQTFLLSVAGLNLALLSILPALKVAPLVVTPLIQIDSFACLYMALILVATLACVTLAHAYLGDGGSGYPGNREELYLLILMAAAGGLVLVSAQHLASLFIGLELLSVPVYGLVAYAFFNKRSLEAGIKYMVLSAAGSAFLLFGMALLYAEAGTLSFVGIGQALAATGLPSPIAQLGLGMMLIGLAFKLSLVPFHLWTPDVYEGAPAPVAAFLATASKVAVFAVMVRLFQISPVASSGVLNDVLTIIAIVSILFGNLLALTQSNLKRLLGYSSIAHFGYLLIALIASKGLAVEAIGVYLVTYVITSLGAFGVITLMSSPYNGRDADALYEYRGLFWRRPYLTAVLTVMMLSLAGIPLTAGFIGKFYIIATGVEAHQWWLVGSLVLGSAIGVFYYLRVMVTLYLMEPNLRRHDAELHWEQKAGGVMLLAIAVLAFFLGVYPQPLLTLVQQAGLVG, encoded by the coding sequence ATGGAATTCACGATTCAACACTTTATCGCGCTTGCGCCGCTGTTGATCACCAGCGCCACGATCATCGTGGTGATGCTGGCGATCGCCTGGCGGCGCAATCACTCACAGACCTTCCTGCTGTCGGTGGCGGGGCTGAACCTGGCCCTGCTGTCGATCCTGCCGGCCCTGAAAGTCGCGCCCCTGGTGGTCACGCCGCTGATCCAGATCGACAGCTTCGCCTGCCTGTACATGGCGTTGATCCTGGTCGCCACCCTCGCCTGCGTCACCCTCGCCCACGCCTACCTCGGCGATGGCGGTTCGGGTTACCCGGGCAACCGCGAAGAACTGTACCTGCTGATCCTGATGGCCGCCGCCGGTGGCCTGGTCCTGGTCAGCGCGCAGCACCTGGCCAGCCTGTTCATCGGCCTGGAACTGCTGTCGGTACCGGTCTACGGTCTGGTGGCCTACGCCTTCTTCAACAAGCGCTCCCTGGAAGCCGGCATCAAGTACATGGTGCTGTCGGCGGCCGGTTCCGCGTTCCTGTTGTTCGGCATGGCGCTGCTCTATGCAGAAGCCGGCACCCTGAGCTTCGTCGGTATCGGCCAGGCCCTGGCGGCCACCGGCCTGCCAAGCCCGATCGCGCAACTGGGCCTGGGCATGATGTTGATCGGCCTGGCGTTCAAGCTGTCGCTGGTGCCCTTCCACCTCTGGACCCCGGACGTCTACGAGGGCGCCCCGGCACCGGTGGCGGCGTTCCTGGCCACCGCGTCGAAAGTGGCGGTGTTCGCGGTGATGGTTCGCCTGTTCCAGATCTCCCCGGTGGCCAGCAGCGGCGTGCTGAACGACGTGCTGACGATCATTGCCATCGTGTCGATCCTGTTCGGTAACCTGCTGGCACTGACCCAGAGCAACCTCAAGCGCCTGCTGGGTTACTCGTCCATCGCCCACTTCGGCTACCTGCTGATCGCGTTGATCGCCAGCAAGGGCCTGGCGGTGGAAGCCATTGGCGTGTACCTGGTCACCTACGTCATCACCAGCCTCGGCGCGTTCGGCGTGATCACCCTGATGTCCTCGCCATACAACGGCCGCGACGCCGACGCCCTGTACGAATACCGTGGCCTGTTCTGGCGCCGTCCGTACCTGACCGCCGTACTGACCGTGATGATGCTGTCCCTGGCCGGCATTCCGCTGACCGCCGGCTTCATCGGCAAGTTCTACATCATCGCCACCGGCGTCGAGGCGCACCAATGGTGGCTGGTCGGCTCCCTGGTGCTGGGCAGTGCCATCGGCGTGTTCTACTACCTGCGCGTCATGGTCACCCTGTACCTGATGGAACCGAACCTGCGTCGCCACGACGCCGAGTTGCACTGGGAGCAGAAGGCAGGCGGCGTGATGCTGCTGGCTATCGCCGTACTGGCGTTCTTCCTGGGCGTGTACCCACAACCGTTGCTGACCCTGGTCCAGCAAGCGGGCCTGGTGGGCTGA
- a CDS encoding hemerythrin, with protein sequence MNAIDLLKADHERVKAILTQLSESTDRAIKKRTDLLAKLEMEVTIHTRLEEEILYPAFKQAGGKDEAEMYYEAKEEHRTVDSLVLPDLKATDPSQPEFAGRVKVVKELLEHHIEEEEKEMFPQAKKVLGKTKLDALGAEMETMKAQYKKELGSANLAA encoded by the coding sequence ATGAACGCCATCGACCTTTTGAAAGCCGACCATGAACGCGTGAAAGCGATTCTGACCCAACTGAGCGAATCCACTGATCGCGCCATCAAGAAACGCACCGATCTGTTGGCGAAACTGGAAATGGAAGTGACCATCCACACCCGCCTGGAAGAAGAGATCCTGTATCCGGCTTTCAAGCAAGCGGGTGGCAAGGACGAAGCGGAAATGTATTACGAGGCCAAGGAAGAGCATCGCACCGTCGACTCGCTGGTGCTGCCGGACCTGAAAGCCACCGATCCATCCCAGCCTGAATTCGCCGGTCGGGTGAAGGTGGTCAAGGAACTGCTCGAACACCACATCGAAGAAGAAGAAAAGGAGATGTTCCCCCAGGCCAAGAAAGTCTTGGGCAAGACCAAGCTGGATGCCTTGGGCGCGGAAATGGAAACCATGAAAGCGCAGTACAAAAAGGAACTGGGCAGCGCCAACCTCGCCGCCTGA
- a CDS encoding LysR family transcriptional regulator produces MNPFEDMRIFVQVMESGSFTAAADKLGLSKQFVSRKLMELEQRLGVRLLNRSTRRLDITPLGQRYYESALRLLSEIEEVEQGISGQTDAPRGTIRLSAPLSFAVAHLGSLLPVFLQRYPDVSVEVDLSDRSVDLLGEGYDLALRIGVLEDSTLIARRIASIERLYCASPAYLAERGTPERPEDLRNHDCLPYGHSRQVQWRFEGRGKPLSLDVTGRMRANNGDLLRDAAIAGMGITYLPTFILGDALKDGRLTRVLEGYETEPLTLSAVYPQHRQGSRPVQALVEFLREQMQP; encoded by the coding sequence ATGAACCCCTTCGAAGACATGCGCATTTTCGTCCAGGTCATGGAGTCGGGCAGCTTTACCGCGGCGGCGGACAAGCTCGGGCTGTCCAAGCAGTTCGTCAGCCGCAAGCTGATGGAGCTGGAGCAGCGTCTGGGCGTGCGCCTGCTCAATCGTTCGACGCGGCGCCTGGACATTACCCCCTTGGGCCAGCGTTATTACGAATCAGCATTGCGCCTGCTCAGTGAAATCGAAGAGGTGGAGCAGGGCATCAGCGGCCAGACCGACGCGCCCCGCGGCACCATTCGCCTCAGCGCGCCGCTGTCGTTCGCCGTGGCGCACCTGGGGAGCCTGCTGCCGGTGTTCCTGCAACGCTACCCCGACGTCAGCGTCGAAGTGGATTTGAGCGACCGCTCGGTGGATCTGCTGGGGGAGGGCTACGATCTGGCGTTGCGCATTGGCGTGCTGGAGGACTCGACGCTGATTGCCCGGCGTATCGCCAGCATCGAGCGGCTGTATTGCGCCAGCCCGGCCTACCTGGCAGAACGCGGTACGCCCGAGCGACCTGAAGACCTGCGCAATCACGATTGCCTGCCTTATGGTCACAGCCGGCAAGTCCAATGGCGCTTCGAAGGACGTGGCAAACCTTTGTCCCTGGATGTCACCGGACGCATGCGGGCCAACAACGGTGACCTGCTTCGGGACGCGGCCATTGCCGGCATGGGCATCACCTACTTGCCCACCTTCATTCTCGGCGATGCACTGAAGGACGGTCGATTGACCCGGGTGCTGGAGGGTTACGAGACCGAGCCACTGACGCTGTCAGCGGTTTACCCGCAACATCGGCAGGGCTCGCGCCCGGTACAGGCGCTGGTGGAGTTTCTGCGCGAACAGATGCAGCCGTGA
- a CDS encoding amidohydrolase, whose amino-acid sequence MNADLILFNGQFHTVDRENPRASAVAISQGKFVTVGTDAEAMALRGSGTQVIDLKGRTVIPGLNDSHLHLIRGGLNYNLELRWEGVPSLADALRMLKDQADRTPTPQWVRVVGGWNEFQFAEKRMPTLEELNQAAPDTPVFVLHLYDRALLNRAALRVAGYTRDTPNPPGGEIVRDSNGEPTGMLVARPNAMILYSTLAKGPKLPLEYQVNSTRQFMRELNRLGLTSAIDAGGGFQNYPDDYAVIEQLAREQQLTVRIAYNLFTQKPKEELSDFKNWTGSVKLHQGDDFLRHNGAGEMLVFSAADFEDFLEPRPDLPASMEQDLEPVVRHLVEQRWPFRLHATYNESISRMLDVFEKVNRDIPFNGLPWFFDHAETITPQNIERVRALGGGIAIQDRMAFQGEYFVDRYGAKAAEATPPIKRMLAEGVPVGAGTDATRVSSYNPWTSLYWMVSGRTVGGLALHEEGLARLTALELFTHGSAWFSSEQGKKGQIKVGQLADVAALSADFFSVEEEAIKWIESVLTVVGGKVVYAAGDFEKLGPASVPVLPDWSPVVKVPGHWRPSSPLQAQVHQCSGPCTVHAHSHERARLSNVPVSDFQGFWGAFGCSCFAF is encoded by the coding sequence ATGAACGCCGATCTGATTCTGTTCAATGGCCAGTTCCACACCGTCGACCGGGAAAACCCCCGGGCCAGCGCCGTGGCGATCAGCCAGGGCAAATTCGTTACCGTGGGCACCGACGCCGAAGCCATGGCCCTGCGCGGCAGCGGCACCCAGGTCATCGACCTCAAGGGCCGCACCGTCATCCCCGGGCTCAATGACTCGCACCTGCACCTGATCCGGGGTGGCTTGAACTACAACCTGGAACTGCGCTGGGAAGGCGTGCCGTCCCTGGCCGATGCTCTGCGCATGCTCAAGGACCAGGCCGACCGCACGCCGACGCCTCAATGGGTGCGTGTGGTGGGCGGCTGGAACGAATTCCAGTTCGCCGAAAAACGCATGCCGACCCTGGAAGAACTCAACCAGGCGGCCCCGGACACCCCGGTGTTCGTCCTGCACCTGTATGACCGCGCCTTGCTCAACCGCGCCGCGCTGCGCGTGGCCGGCTACACCCGCGACACGCCGAACCCGCCCGGCGGCGAGATCGTGCGTGACAGCAACGGCGAGCCGACCGGCATGCTGGTGGCGCGACCTAACGCGATGATCCTCTACTCGACCCTGGCCAAGGGACCGAAGTTGCCGCTGGAGTACCAGGTCAACTCCACCCGCCAGTTCATGCGTGAACTCAATCGCCTCGGGCTGACCAGCGCCATCGATGCCGGCGGTGGTTTCCAGAACTACCCGGACGATTACGCCGTGATCGAGCAGTTGGCCCGGGAACAGCAGTTGACGGTGCGCATCGCCTACAACCTGTTCACCCAGAAACCCAAGGAAGAGCTCAGCGATTTCAAGAACTGGACCGGCAGCGTCAAGCTGCACCAGGGCGACGACTTCCTGCGGCATAACGGCGCCGGCGAAATGCTGGTGTTCTCGGCGGCCGACTTCGAGGATTTCCTCGAACCGCGTCCGGACCTGCCGGCGAGCATGGAGCAAGACCTGGAACCGGTGGTCCGGCACCTGGTGGAACAGCGCTGGCCGTTCCGCCTGCACGCCACCTATAACGAATCCATCAGCCGCATGCTCGATGTGTTCGAGAAGGTCAACCGCGACATCCCGTTCAACGGCCTGCCGTGGTTCTTCGACCACGCCGAGACCATTACCCCGCAGAACATCGAGCGGGTCCGCGCGCTGGGCGGCGGCATCGCCATCCAGGACCGCATGGCCTTCCAGGGTGAGTATTTCGTGGACCGCTACGGCGCCAAGGCCGCCGAAGCCACGCCGCCGATCAAGCGCATGCTGGCCGAAGGCGTGCCGGTCGGCGCCGGCACCGACGCCACCCGGGTGTCGAGCTACAACCCATGGACCTCGCTGTACTGGATGGTCAGCGGCCGCACCGTCGGCGGCCTGGCATTGCACGAAGAAGGTCTGGCTCGCCTGACCGCCCTGGAACTGTTCACCCACGGCAGCGCCTGGTTCTCCTCGGAGCAGGGCAAGAAAGGCCAGATCAAGGTCGGCCAGCTGGCGGACGTGGCAGCCCTGAGCGCGGACTTCTTCAGCGTCGAGGAAGAAGCCATCAAGTGGATCGAGTCCGTGCTGACGGTGGTGGGCGGCAAGGTGGTCTACGCCGCCGGCGATTTCGAGAAGCTCGGCCCGGCCAGCGTTCCGGTGCTGCCGGACTGGTCGCCAGTGGTCAAGGTCCCTGGTCACTGGCGCCCGAGCTCGCCGTTGCAGGCGCAAGTCCACCAGTGCAGCGGGCCGTGCACGGTGCACGCCCACAGCCATGAACGGGCACGCCTGTCGAACGTTCCGGTCAGCGATTTCCAAGGCTTCTGGGGCGCGTTCGGCTGTTCCTGCTTTGCCTTCTAA
- a CDS encoding antibiotic biosynthesis monooxygenase, protein MSELQTVEPKAKPGVDEIVTLVVKHRIKAGQDAAYEAWLRRIVRVAGGWPGHLGVDVVRGKQDGLSLFTCVLRFCSTEALQRWLDSPERSELVQEAAPLLADGDQTEVASHKEFWFTPLADAATPPPRWKQAVVTLLVILPHTLLVPLIWGPVLQLHAILSNYVVATFLITLTIVLSVCYVCMPLATRLFAPWMEASKAHEHLEP, encoded by the coding sequence ATGTCTGAATTGCAAACCGTTGAGCCCAAGGCCAAGCCTGGCGTCGACGAAATCGTCACCCTGGTGGTCAAGCACCGGATCAAGGCCGGCCAGGACGCGGCCTACGAGGCCTGGCTGCGGCGCATCGTGCGCGTCGCCGGTGGCTGGCCAGGGCACTTGGGGGTGGACGTGGTGCGAGGCAAGCAGGACGGCCTGTCGCTGTTCACCTGCGTGCTGCGCTTCTGTTCCACCGAGGCCTTGCAGCGCTGGCTGGATTCGCCCGAGCGCAGCGAGTTGGTGCAAGAGGCGGCGCCGTTGCTGGCCGATGGCGACCAGACCGAAGTCGCGTCCCACAAGGAGTTCTGGTTCACCCCGCTGGCGGACGCCGCCACACCGCCACCGCGCTGGAAGCAGGCCGTAGTGACCTTGCTGGTGATCCTGCCGCACACCTTGCTGGTGCCGCTGATCTGGGGGCCCGTGCTGCAACTCCACGCGATTCTTTCCAACTACGTGGTCGCGACGTTCTTGATCACCCTGACCATCGTGCTTTCGGTCTGCTACGTGTGCATGCCGCTGGCGACCCGTCTGTTCGCACCGTGGATGGAGGCTTCGAAGGCGCATGAGCATTTGGAGCCTTAG
- a CDS encoding LysR family transcriptional regulator — translation MNITDERPMQDLGLLFLRLSGALFLLWVHGLPKLLHYSAELTRIEDPFHLGAAPTLILAIFAEVVCPLLIMAGVLVRLACLPILFLLAVALLVVHPQWSLEEGQFGWLLLIVFTSVFIAGPGRLAMNTRFVGVLRHV, via the coding sequence ATGAACATCACCGATGAACGGCCGATGCAGGATCTGGGCTTGCTGTTCCTGCGCCTCAGTGGCGCGCTGTTTTTGCTGTGGGTTCATGGGTTGCCGAAGCTATTGCACTACAGCGCCGAACTGACCCGCATCGAAGACCCGTTTCACCTTGGCGCGGCGCCCACGCTGATCCTGGCGATCTTCGCCGAAGTGGTGTGCCCGCTGCTGATCATGGCCGGCGTGCTGGTGCGCCTGGCCTGCCTGCCAATCCTGTTTTTGCTGGCCGTGGCGCTGCTGGTGGTGCACCCGCAGTGGAGCCTGGAAGAAGGGCAGTTCGGTTGGTTGCTGCTGATTGTATTTACCAGCGTCTTCATCGCCGGCCCTGGCCGCCTGGCGATGAACACGCGCTTTGTTGGAGTGCTTCGTCATGTCTGA
- a CDS encoding LysR family transcriptional regulator: MNRNDLRRLDMNLLVIFEALMFEKNLTRVAEKLFMGQPAVSAALGRLRDLFDDPLLIRHGRGMEPTPRALAILRELQPAMDTISGAVSRAKAFDPSTSCDVFRIGLSDDAEFGLFPPLLSQLREEAPGIIVVVRRANYLLMSSLLGSGEISVGVSYTTDLPANAKRKKLRDIPCKVLRGDNRPGPLTLDEYCARPHAMVSFSGDLSGNIDLDLARIGRTRKVVLGVPQFSGLRALLAGTELIATVPDYAACALVEGCALRAEDPPFEINAAELSMVWSGVHDNDPAERWLRSRIATHMSQPLPAAAYADSDGAHR; this comes from the coding sequence ATGAACCGCAACGATTTACGCCGTCTCGACATGAACCTGCTGGTGATCTTCGAGGCGCTGATGTTCGAAAAGAACCTGACCCGCGTCGCCGAGAAGCTGTTCATGGGCCAGCCGGCGGTGAGCGCGGCGTTGGGGCGGCTGCGGGATCTGTTCGACGACCCGTTGCTGATCCGCCATGGTCGTGGCATGGAGCCGACGCCTCGGGCCTTGGCCATTCTGCGGGAACTGCAACCGGCCATGGACACGATTTCCGGCGCGGTCAGCCGGGCCAAGGCGTTCGACCCGTCCACCAGTTGCGATGTGTTTCGCATTGGCCTGTCGGACGATGCCGAGTTCGGCCTGTTTCCACCCTTGCTCAGCCAACTGCGTGAAGAAGCGCCGGGCATCATCGTGGTGGTGCGTCGGGCCAACTATCTGCTGATGTCGTCGTTGCTGGGCAGTGGCGAAATCAGCGTGGGCGTCAGCTATACCACCGATTTGCCGGCCAATGCCAAGCGCAAGAAGCTGCGGGACATCCCCTGCAAGGTCTTGCGCGGCGACAATCGCCCAGGGCCACTGACCCTGGATGAGTACTGCGCAAGGCCCCACGCCATGGTGTCGTTTTCGGGCGACCTGAGCGGCAACATCGACCTGGACCTGGCCCGCATCGGCCGGACCCGCAAGGTGGTGCTCGGGGTGCCACAGTTCAGTGGTTTGCGCGCCTTGCTGGCAGGCACCGAGCTGATCGCCACCGTGCCCGACTATGCCGCCTGTGCCCTGGTCGAAGGCTGCGCGCTGCGGGCCGAGGACCCACCGTTCGAGATCAACGCGGCGGAACTGTCGATGGTCTGGAGCGGCGTGCATGACAACGACCCCGCCGAGCGCTGGCTGCGCTCGCGCATCGCCACCCACATGTCCCAACCGTTGCCGGCCGCGGCTTACGCAGATTCGGACGGAGCCCACCGATGA
- a CDS encoding chloroperoxidase: MSTFITRDGTELYYKDWGSGQPVVFSHGWPLNSDSWEAQMMFLASNGYRVIAHDRRGHGRSSQPWDGNDMNTYADDLAELIERLDLKDAVLLGFSTGGGEVTRYIGRHGAARVAKLGLISAVTPLMLKTASNPGGLPIEVFDGFRQASLADRSQLYKDVASAFFGANRPGAKVSQGMIDWFWMQGMLAGHKNTYDCIKAFSETDLSDDLRGIDVPTLVVHGDDDQVVPIEAAGIAAAKLLKNAQLLVYPGAPHGLTDTHKDRLNADLLAFIRG, encoded by the coding sequence ATGAGTACCTTCATCACCCGCGACGGCACCGAGCTCTACTACAAGGATTGGGGCAGTGGACAACCGGTGGTGTTCAGCCACGGCTGGCCATTGAACTCGGACAGTTGGGAAGCGCAGATGATGTTCCTGGCTTCCAACGGCTACCGGGTGATCGCTCACGACCGCCGTGGGCACGGGCGCTCCAGCCAGCCTTGGGACGGCAACGACATGAACACCTACGCTGACGACCTGGCCGAGCTGATCGAGCGACTGGACCTGAAGGACGCGGTGTTGCTGGGCTTCTCCACCGGCGGTGGCGAAGTGACGCGCTACATCGGTCGCCACGGTGCCGCGCGCGTCGCCAAGCTCGGCCTGATCTCGGCGGTGACCCCGCTGATGCTCAAGACCGCGTCCAACCCGGGCGGCTTGCCCATCGAGGTGTTCGACGGCTTCCGCCAGGCCTCCCTGGCCGACCGTTCTCAGCTATACAAGGATGTGGCCAGCGCGTTTTTTGGCGCCAACCGTCCGGGCGCCAAAGTCTCCCAGGGCATGATCGACTGGTTCTGGATGCAAGGCATGCTCGCCGGGCACAAGAACACCTATGACTGCATCAAGGCGTTCTCGGAAACCGACCTTTCCGACGACCTGCGCGGCATCGACGTGCCGACCCTGGTGGTGCATGGCGACGACGATCAGGTGGTGCCGATCGAAGCCGCCGGCATCGCCGCCGCCAAGCTGCTCAAGAACGCTCAGTTGCTGGTCTACCCCGGCGCACCCCATGGCCTGACCGATACCCACAAGGACCGACTGAACGCTGATTTGCTGGCGTTTATCCGGGGCTGA
- a CDS encoding transcriptional regulator: MSQSPSLPVDQTVHFGPYRVHPRQRLVMEAGQPLRLGRRAVDILLVLLEHAGQVVSKQQLIARVWPKSVVEDTNLRVHVAALRKALGDGQAGQRYIITVAQRGYSFVAPVSLAPLEPSAPTPHPSLAHNLPLRHTRMIGRHALLENLVAQLPRKRFITLVGTGGIGKTTVALRVAERLIGRYRDGTYLLDLAPLNDPAMIAPNLAALLDLPLQDGDPLETITRQLKERHLLLVIDNCEHLIDAVAQLSETLLRGAPHLHILATSREDLRAEGEHVQRLDALAFPPPEMPIEGFPALAYPALQLFAERAMASRDDFELTDADVPLVVDICRRLDGIPLAIELAAAQISRFTVQQLHRQLLDSLALLHNSGDAAPRQQTLRATLDWSFALLTPCEQTCLRRLAVFMGSFNLVSAAAVIVGQQVAPEQVLVSVSQLVAKSLLNVEIGDEEVRYRLLDTTRSYALEKLTDAAELSASRERHAERCLTLMEQAEDDWQTTPTRLWIGRYAAYRDDIRAALDWGLGAQGVRAVAIRLTARTLPLWQELSLLKEHGLYVSKALALLRATPTPCPKLTLALELAHGSYRYHTEGGTPATINAFITARRLARQSQDLAGELRAVSGHMAVNLSCGNYRQALEQSQDFDRLGPQGDPILSLSAQRLRVLALHFAGNQAVARRDAEQVIQRMAQSGHLSRFTHGFGVQYDQSVASLTILARILWLQGFAEKAQRTADLALQIALQINHGTSICYTLALASCVIARYNGDHATAQDRLDLLQHQTKKHFVMFFHDWARHYVRAFDNPPPDIDSTSARLVQDIVTTLRADCVTPAQLERAHSGAAGWCAAEILRADAQTLLARNDPALEARAEEQLLKSLAVARRDNALAWELRSATTLARLWQRRGQDLDAHGLLGPVYRRFTEGFDTPDLMEADALLQALSGRCGP, encoded by the coding sequence ATGAGTCAATCCCCCAGCCTGCCCGTCGACCAGACGGTGCATTTCGGCCCTTACCGGGTCCACCCTCGACAGCGCCTGGTGATGGAAGCCGGGCAACCGTTGCGCCTGGGACGACGGGCGGTGGATATCCTGCTGGTACTGCTCGAACACGCCGGGCAGGTGGTGAGCAAACAACAACTGATCGCCCGCGTCTGGCCCAAGAGCGTTGTCGAAGACACCAACCTGCGGGTGCACGTCGCGGCGCTGCGCAAGGCCTTGGGCGACGGCCAGGCTGGCCAGCGCTACATCATCACCGTGGCGCAGCGCGGCTACAGCTTCGTGGCCCCCGTGTCATTGGCCCCTCTCGAACCATCGGCGCCCACGCCCCACCCTTCCCTGGCGCACAACCTGCCGCTGCGGCACACGCGAATGATCGGACGCCACGCCCTGCTGGAAAACCTGGTGGCGCAACTGCCGCGCAAACGCTTCATCACCCTGGTGGGCACCGGCGGCATCGGCAAGACCACCGTTGCCCTGCGGGTCGCCGAACGGCTGATCGGCCGCTACCGTGATGGCACCTACCTGCTGGACCTGGCCCCACTGAACGACCCGGCCATGATCGCGCCCAACCTGGCGGCGCTGCTGGACCTGCCGTTGCAGGACGGCGACCCGCTGGAGACCATCACCCGGCAACTCAAGGAACGGCACCTGCTGCTGGTCATCGACAACTGCGAACACCTGATCGACGCCGTCGCCCAGCTCAGCGAAACCTTGCTGCGCGGCGCCCCGCACTTGCACATCCTCGCCACCAGCCGCGAAGACCTGCGTGCCGAAGGCGAACACGTCCAGCGCCTGGACGCCCTGGCGTTCCCACCGCCGGAAATGCCCATCGAAGGCTTCCCGGCCCTGGCGTACCCGGCCCTGCAGTTGTTTGCCGAGCGCGCGATGGCCAGCCGCGACGACTTCGAGCTGACCGACGCCGACGTGCCGCTGGTGGTGGACATCTGCCGGCGGCTGGACGGCATTCCCCTGGCCATCGAACTGGCCGCCGCGCAGATCAGCCGCTTCACCGTGCAACAGCTGCACCGGCAACTGCTGGACAGCCTGGCCTTGCTTCACAACAGCGGCGATGCCGCCCCCCGCCAGCAGACCTTGCGCGCCACGCTGGACTGGAGCTTCGCCCTGCTCACCCCTTGCGAGCAAACCTGCCTGCGACGGCTGGCGGTGTTCATGGGCAGTTTCAACCTGGTCTCGGCGGCGGCGGTGATCGTCGGCCAGCAGGTGGCGCCCGAACAGGTGCTGGTGTCCGTCAGCCAGTTGGTGGCCAAGTCATTGCTCAACGTCGAGATCGGCGACGAAGAAGTGCGCTACCGCCTGCTGGACACCACGCGCAGTTATGCCCTGGAAAAACTCACCGATGCCGCAGAACTGTCCGCGAGCCGGGAACGTCACGCCGAGCGCTGCCTGACGCTGATGGAACAGGCCGAGGACGATTGGCAGACCACCCCGACGCGACTGTGGATCGGCCGTTACGCGGCCTATCGCGACGACATTCGCGCGGCGCTCGACTGGGGGTTGGGCGCGCAGGGTGTGCGGGCCGTGGCGATCCGCCTGACCGCCCGAACCTTGCCGCTCTGGCAGGAGTTGTCCTTGCTCAAGGAGCATGGCCTCTACGTCAGCAAGGCGCTGGCCTTGCTGCGGGCCACGCCCACGCCATGTCCGAAGCTGACCCTTGCCCTGGAACTGGCGCACGGCAGCTACCGTTACCACACCGAAGGCGGCACCCCGGCCACCATCAATGCCTTCATCACGGCGCGCCGGCTGGCCCGGCAAAGCCAGGACCTGGCCGGCGAATTGCGGGCGGTGTCCGGCCACATGGCGGTCAACCTCAGTTGCGGCAATTACCGCCAGGCGCTGGAGCAGAGCCAGGATTTCGACCGGCTGGGGCCTCAGGGCGACCCGATCCTGTCCCTCAGCGCCCAGCGCCTGCGTGTCCTGGCGCTGCACTTCGCCGGGAACCAGGCCGTGGCCCGTCGCGACGCCGAGCAGGTGATCCAGCGCATGGCCCAGAGCGGGCATCTGAGCCGTTTCACCCACGGTTTCGGCGTGCAGTACGACCAGAGCGTGGCATCGCTGACCATTCTGGCGCGCATCCTGTGGCTACAGGGCTTCGCCGAGAAAGCCCAGCGGACCGCCGACCTGGCGTTGCAGATTGCCTTGCAGATCAACCATGGCACCTCGATCTGCTACACCCTGGCGCTGGCCAGTTGCGTGATCGCCCGCTACAACGGCGATCACGCAACCGCCCAGGACAGGCTCGACCTGTTGCAGCACCAGACGAAAAAGCACTTCGTGATGTTCTTCCACGACTGGGCCCGGCATTACGTCCGCGCTTTCGATAACCCGCCGCCGGACATCGACTCGACCAGCGCCCGATTGGTCCAGGACATCGTCACCACCCTGCGCGCCGATTGCGTCACCCCGGCACAACTGGAACGCGCCCACAGCGGCGCGGCGGGCTGGTGTGCGGCGGAGATCCTTCGGGCCGACGCGCAAACCCTGCTGGCACGCAACGACCCCGCGCTGGAGGCGCGTGCCGAAGAACAATTGCTCAAATCACTGGCGGTGGCCCGGCGAGACAACGCCCTGGCCTGGGAACTGCGCAGCGCCACGACCCTGGCGCGGCTGTGGCAACGTCGGGGCCAGGACCTGGACGCACACGGGTTGCTCGGCCCGGTCTATCGGCGTTTCACCGAAGGCTTCGACACCCCCGACCTAATGGAGGCCGACGCGCTGCTCCAAGCCTTGTCGGGGCGGTGCGGGCCTTGA